DNA from Mycobacterium sp. SMC-8:
GAACGCGATACCGGCTCCTGTCGAACCGGCAATCCGCCGTTACGTTGCTGCGTGGAACGCGTCGATGACGTCGGCCGGGATCCGGCCGCGGGTCGAGACGTTGTGCCCGTTGCGGCGCGCCCACTCACGGATGGCCGCGCTCTGTTCCCGATCGATGGCAGCACGACCGCGTCCGGTGCCCACCGCGCGTCCGCGGCGCCGGCCGCCGACCCGACGGCCCGCGTCGACCCATTGCTTCAGCTCATTACGGAGCTTTGCGGCGTTCTTGGCAGAGAGATCGATCTCATAACTGACACCGTCGAGACCGAATTCCACCGTCTCGTCAGCGGCACCCTCACCGTCGAAATCGTCGACCAACGTGACGGTGACTTTCTTAGCCATTACCCCACTGCCCTTCTCACGTCTCAGATGGGCGGATATGGCCCCATCTCGGACACCAATCTGCCATAAAGGGGCGGGCCATTCAACAACGTGAGATTCGCGGCAGTTCAGTTGCCGTGTCGGCGAACAATCGGGAACAAAACCGTCTCCCTAATCGACAGTCCTGTCAGCGCCATCAACAAGCGATCGATGCCCATTCCGGTGCCCGTGGTGGGCGGCATACCGTACTCAAGGGCGGCCAGGAAATCCTCATCGAGCGCCATTGCCTCGTCATCTCCGGCGGCGGCCGCGCGCGCCTGGGCTTCAAAACGTTCGCGCTGAATCACGGGATCGATCAACTCCGAGTAGCCGGTCGCCAACTCGAAGTGACGAACATAAAGATCCCATTTCTCCGTCACGCCGTCGACACTGCGGTGCGGGCGCGTCAGCGGCGTGGTCTCGACCGGGAAGTCCCGTACGAACGTCGGCGCCCACAACTTGTCGCCCACGGTGAATTCCCACAGTTCCTCGACCAATTTCCCGTGCCCATAACCGCGGTCACGGGCAATCTCCACGCCCAAACGGTCCGCGATCCGCCACAGATGCTGCACACTGGTCTGCGGGGTGATCTCTTCACCCAGCGCTTCGGACAATGACGGATACATTTCAATGGTGTCCCATTCACCGTCGAGGTCGTAGACAGACCCGTCGGCCAATGGCACCTGTCGAGTGCCGATCGCTTCGTCGGCGACCTCCTGAATAAGTTCACGCGTGACGATCGCGGAATCGTCGTAGGTCCCGTACGCCTGATATGTCTCCAACATCGCGAATTCCGGCGAATGTGTGGAATCCGCGCCTTCGTTTCTGAAGTTTCGATTCAGCTCGAAGACCCGGTCGAATCCACCCACCACACAGCGCTTCAGAAACAGTTCCGGAGCGATGCGTAGGTAAAGGTCGGCATCGAGCGCATTGGAGTGCGTCACAAAAGGACGGGCGGCAGCGCCGCCGGCCAGTGTCTGCAGCATGGGGGTCTCCACTTCCAGGAACCCGCGCCGCTCGAGCGCCGACCGCACGGCCCGCACCACCGCCACCCGCTGCCGGGCGATCTCGCGCGCCTCCGGCCGCACGATCAGGTCGACGTAGCGCTGCCGCACCCGGGACTCTTCGCTCATCTCCTTGTGCGCGACCGGGAGCGGCCGCAGCGCCTTGGAGGCGATTTGCCAAGAGTCGGCGAGCACAGACAGTTCGCCCCGCCGCGAGCTGATCACTTCGCCGTGAAC
Protein-coding regions in this window:
- the lsr2 gene encoding histone-like nucleoid-structuring protein Lsr2, coding for MAKKVTVTLVDDFDGEGAADETVEFGLDGVSYEIDLSAKNAAKLRNELKQWVDAGRRVGGRRRGRAVGTGRGRAAIDREQSAAIREWARRNGHNVSTRGRIPADVIDAFHAAT
- the lysS gene encoding lysine--tRNA ligase, whose amino-acid sequence is MTSPDSVDDIPEQFRIRQGKRERLLSEGRDPYPVKVDRTHTLADLRAAYPDLAADTKTGEKVGVAGRVIFARNSGKLCFATLQEGEGTQLQAMISLDQVGQESLDAWKADVDLGDIVFVHGEVISSRRGELSVLADSWQIASKALRPLPVAHKEMSEESRVRQRYVDLIVRPEAREIARQRVAVVRAVRSALERRGFLEVETPMLQTLAGGAAARPFVTHSNALDADLYLRIAPELFLKRCVVGGFDRVFELNRNFRNEGADSTHSPEFAMLETYQAYGTYDDSAIVTRELIQEVADEAIGTRQVPLADGSVYDLDGEWDTIEMYPSLSEALGEEITPQTSVQHLWRIADRLGVEIARDRGYGHGKLVEELWEFTVGDKLWAPTFVRDFPVETTPLTRPHRSVDGVTEKWDLYVRHFELATGYSELIDPVIQRERFEAQARAAAAGDDEAMALDEDFLAALEYGMPPTTGTGMGIDRLLMALTGLSIRETVLFPIVRRHGN